Genomic segment of Anopheles darlingi chromosome X, idAnoDarlMG_H_01, whole genome shotgun sequence:
ctttcgatttcgattttttcgcctttttttccttcttctctttcttgttGCTTCCTTTCGACCTACGACCAACATCCTCCGGAGACTGTTTCTTCCGCCGCGAGGACGATTTTGGTGATACAACGGCAGAACCGATCGATTCGCTTGCATGCAGCAAATGCTGGTCATGCTGTCCGAAAGGTTGCTGttgcgggtgctgctgctgagcggcaTAGGCATCAGTGGACTGCGGTGGCaacacaacaccaccgccgacaATGTTGGCCGACTGCGGACCAGTGGGCGAGAACTGTGGTGTGGCCGCAGCCGACAACGGCTGATAGTAGTTGGATGGAGCTACTtggaccgacgacgaggaagagatCACACACGCTCGGTTCTTTTGTTCGTCCGAAAGGGGAGCAGGAAAGGAGGCCGACCCATCGCCGGCTACCATCATTAgattctgatgctgctggaaagCGGTCTCGGCCGGCGGCaccaccagtggtggtggtagaataTTGCGGCTTTTGAAGAACTTGCGAGGCCGCACAGGCTCCTGGGCAACCGGTGACAGCAGGTTGGACAACGCTTCCGGAGAATCTCGTGCAACGCCGACGTCGGGCGAAGGTTCTATCATATCTACATTGTTGTACTCGGAGactgcaacaaacacacatcgaattgaatattttttatataatAGAAATTGATTGGTTGGAAAGCAGGAGTTGGGCGTTGGGAAACCTACCAAAACTACGGTTCCGTATCGAGGTGAAACTCGTTATCCCCCAGCGACCGACGAGACCGGCAGAGCGGCGCGGTGCCGGACAGTTCTCTTTACGACGCTCCTTCAGTAGAGAATCCAGCGGCACAATCACGCCGTGCGGTTTATTCCACTTGGGCATCTTGGCGGTTCCGTGGCCCCGCTTTGCCCGGCCACTGCCGGCGGCAGCAGAACCCCGCAGCGTCCCAAGCACTGCACCGGAAGATTCCAATGCGAAGCAGTTACCGCACGGAGTAAGCAATAGAAATTGAACCTTAACTtaaaatacacaaacacacaacacgcacgtacacaaacacaagagAGCCGTTTCAATGGAACGCCCTACACGATCATGTTCGAAATAgaacttttgtttttggcaatGTACCCGTTTCGTCACCGGTTGTCGACCGTCGCCACAAACGCGTTGGCTTTTCGTTGGTTCTTGCCGGTTTTGCAGATCAGGTCGGATTCGTTTCAATTGTCTCACGATATAATTTCCCGGCGCAATCTCGCCACGAAACACGACCAATGTCCGCCAGCGCACGCAGCACCATAAAGTTTCATCGAGGCAAAGACTGTCCGGCGAGTGTGAAGTTTACGCGATTGCATCGCTTTGGCCGTTGCGCCTTAGTtgcgattgatttgaaaattgcTCCCGTTGATTGCAATTGATCGAAGCAGCATGCACGAATCGCTGGTTTTATGCTTTCTCGCCAGCTTTATGGTTGTTGTATAGTCCTAGAAGAAGAATATAAACAAGAGGAAGATATTAGCAGCTTGCATCATTCTGCATGATAGTGTGTAGCGCAGGACGACGCTTCGAGAGTTTTCGGCACACGGTCATTGAAGCCTACGCTCTCCCTATTGCCCCCCTCACTGCACTCATTCTGCTAAGCGCTATTAGCAGGGAATGTAAACTCTTTCCAAGTTGATCGACGAAAATGAATCGCGTTACCGCAGGTGTTGCACAACCTTCGCACTGTTTTTGTTGATTGTAGGATTTGTAGGGAAAGGCGGTGTTGCTTACTATTGATTGCAGAATGCTAGTCGGTTCACGGAGCGCTGTCCGATGGTGGGTATCAAGCACGCGTATGACAACATGGTTTCAATATAAATGCGCTGCTCTGCAACACAAGAAGAGGATGCCATCGCTGCCATCCTCAGaatcacacgtacacacatacacacgcacacgcgcgcgcacgcacgcacccaaacacacacacacgcacacacacgcgcgcgcaaacaTGCACGCACTGCGGGAAGCGAAGACGACACCTTGGCAGAATTTTGTATGTCCCTGTAACTCTCACGCTCCGTCGTCCGAACCAACGATTCCTACCCCCCGCGGTGGACCCTAGCAAAGTGCATTggacagagcagagcaagGGAGTAAGAACCGCGGAAAAGAAGACACGCTTTATAATACTCGCTGTTAAACCTTCGCTGCGttcttcctcgtcgttgttCTCTTTACCCTCCTGCAGGCGTCGACGAGCCTGAGTGAAAGCGTATACGGACTCCACACGGCACTGACCGCAAGGAAGCGATCGCGGTAGTGGGAAAACTTGAGAAATTTTCGGTGCGTGATAATGTCTGGGGTTGTTGTCCACCGATGCTCTGGCCCTACTACACGTCGCCGTCGATGCTCGCTGTACTCCCTCCTCTCTACCCTCTTCTCATACCGCCGTGAGAAGTATTTACAACAACATTACACCAATACACATGACATTCGCACGCAACGGAAGAGACCTAATTGGTGTTGGTCTCTtatgctacagcagcagcagcagcagcagcagcagcggcagcagcagaaacacacAGTTAACTGACGAACGCACACCACCTTCTTCCACCGCGAGTATGTTCTCTTGTGAATGCTGTTGCTCCGATGAGAGGGGCGATTCCAATAATAGTATTTCGAGAATCTAGCGAAACTGCAACGGTATCGTGTACGGTACGCGGTGCGTTCAGATCAGCTATTGGGTGTCAAATATCTACTGCAGTAGGAAAGAATGGCGTGGACAATAGAAGAAAGCCGGACCTCCAACAACCCAGGTCGCTCATTCACCGACCTGCGCTGACCGTTTTGTGGGCCCCTTTTCGGTATACAGTCGCACACAGGTCGGTTTTATGAGCGAGGATAAATGATCATCCATCGCTACCATGCTGCTTTGAGTATTCTAGTcaaaacagcaacacaaaaccGGGTTGAATCTCAAAGCAGATGTGCTAGAAGAGAGGGTTCTTTCAACTGGTCTACGTCTTATGCAGATTCTAATCAACTCACATTTTACGCACAgacacgcacccacacacaaaaaatataCGCCCGCGTGTACTTACACGGTAGAAGGCGTGCGGGTGTTTCTGCATGCAGCGCAACCTTTAAACAAATTTAATCGAAAGACGCTCGGGATAACCCACATTCACACACGCCTAGTAATAGTGTgcgaccagcaacaacacaacaaaactcGCAAAAAAGCACCCACGTATTGGCCTGTCGAACGTACAATTTGTGTCCTTTTTTGTTAGCAAACTATCCGTCCTTGCAATCACAATAAACATGAACACGATGAACAGAGAGCATCTAACTTTGGTGTGGTTTTAGCACTTTACAGACGTACACAGCCGGCCGGTCACACATCCGAACATCATCCTTTAACTCTAGTTCTTGTATGTTTCAACCGCAAACCATGCATTTGTATCTAATCCAACGTAACAGGCTAATACGTACGCTGGTAGCTAACTGCATGGTCCATAAGCTTTTTCAGGGTTCCCATAAACCGACAGGTCGAAAGGATACACTTTTTGGATTCGTAAGGATCCTTGTATATGCTGTGTGGTTTGACATGTAGAAGACAACGGCCCACGGCAGAATTCACTAGCTATTCCTGACGAATGCATGATATGCCGAAACCGTGAAATCCTCAGTATTGCCAGTAATCTTCGGTGAGGTTCATATAGGTACTTACACAACGttactggtgttgctggtctGGCGCAAAGGGAATCACTATCGAAGGGTAGATATGTCGATAGGGTTCCTTTCCTGTTTCAGGATGATTGCTTAACACTCGGCCCTGGATGCTGGGAACTGCATCATGTTGCCGATATACaaacactcacgcacgcagtTTCCACTCACCAGTTTGGGTACGCGGGAGTCGGGGTGGTAAGAAAAACCGTTTCACTTTCGAACAAATTCCAGCATTCAAAATCCTGCATAAAATCACAATGCTACACACCCCCGCAATGCATGTATTGGCGTATTTTGGTGTGTATTAAAACGGCAAGCTATGAGCGTGCGAAGCTTCGTGATACTGGTTCTGGTATATCTGGAGCTCGCAGGGAGTGCCGGTGTTAAGGAATCACGTATGAAAGATAAAAATAGCCCGAAATTATTACTCAATTCTTTTTACAGCCCCCTCTAGTCACAGGCTATGCGTTTGAAAGGTTTTACGCTCTCTGCAAATTGGTCAGATCATGAATAAATATCGTTTAATGGGAGGTCGTATATTTAAATATCGTATaaagaaaatgtgtttgtcGATAGACGTCTAGTTGCCCAGGATTTGCCGATTATTGGGGGAAAAAGGATTCATCTTCGAAAATCTTCACGGAATCGAATATCCGAATGGCAGTTAATCGAGCAAACTGACAGCCAATCGAAAAAAACGAGAatgcttcgtcgtttacaGCACTGTGGTTCTGGGAGTCCAAAATTCCGTGGAACTTTGGACTCCTCGAACCTGGGAACATGTCTTGTCAAGTGGAGCTCCTAGTACTCATTACTGCACTGAGCTACTTAATGTTGAAAATCGcgttttttaaatatttcaaacgCCATGCTGCCCAGAATCCTGCTAAAAGGGAATTAGTGTACTATTAATGGCGAGCGATTGATGGGGGTGTATATGGAAGTTGTATGGGCAGAAAACGGGAGCacataattgaaaacaaaatgtctTGAGCGTAACTCAGTAACTCACTACAAAAGTTGTAGGGAGGGGAGGATACGTTGCTTGTACCATAAAAAAAGGGTTACAGAGCCACTCTATACCTGTTAACCGAAAAATGCCTACGTTTGTGGCAGCACTGACTGGTGGCCGCGCCGAACGGTCGCATTTCGAGAGCAGTGActcggagaagaagagaacctCCATGCGTCTGTACTGAGCAAGCATCGAAGGAATACGACGGACAGCAAACCGGAATCGCGGTGTATCGCTCGATACTGCGAGCGTTCGTGTTTGCGCAAGTTGCAGCAGTCGTACAGTTTACCCACCCGGTTCCCCAAGTGTGCTTACCTGTGTGCATCGTGTACTGTTCGTGGCAGCCCAATCAACGGATAGGCTTAGCTTGTGTCGTGGATTTCTGAGTGCGCGTAAGGATCCAAGGAAGTCGCAAGAAGTCGTCCTCCTTCACTCAAGAATCAACCTCGAAGTCTACTATCAGTCAAAGCATCAAACTTCGTGGGAATAAGCTGGGAAAACACGGGCCCACGGACTGTCCAGCTGATCCGCAAACAACGTTAAGCCCGGAATCAGGTTTTTTTGTGTCAGTTTTTATAGTGATAGTGCTTGAGCCTAGCCCGCTCCACTTCCCCTTCAGCTCCCCCTCCAAAAATAAAGTGTTCGGTGAATCCAGGTGAAACCAAGTCGAGTCGAGCAACAGGAAGGAGAACCGTTTGGAGAACTGTAGACCTCTCGCACTCTGCCATTAAACCACCCTCATCTCAACGTACTCCTCCAACGTACACCAAGCAATGTATCATTGGCAATTGAACCGAGAGCGTGGTACGGTACCGCGTGCCGTAGGTAATACGGACATCGTCTACCGGATGGTGTACGGCTCGTTCAATCGACGCTTGATGTTACCAAGGCACTGCAGAAACGAAAACGACTTCGAAGATGATTCCATCAACGGGCTTACGTTTTCTACCGATGGGTAAGGATTTAAAACTCCTTTCATTACCTCTCAATAACCCTCTCCTACTTTAACTCTCGCTTCTTATCTATCTCTCTTGCTGTCTGTCTTTCtccacctccctctctccctctcactctatcgctctctctctttctctatgtCCTTTACTCACGttcgctctttctcccttcttcATTTGGGCTCCTAAAGCTTCCGTCCTTTGGTGTGATTGTTGTattttgaaacattgaaaTAGATTCTATCTTGCGGGCGCACTCTGTATGTTTAAACAGGGTGCGCCCGCAAGATAGAATctattgaaatgtttaaataaTTTCGTCACTTTTCGGCTGATTTGGACAAGTAAGCCAAGTTCTGAAACGCCAGTCTATGCCATTTTATGCTATGCAAAGATTCACGTTAAAAGCGGACCGAAATTTTAGAGCACTGCATTGAAAATAATCGTTCAACAATGAAAACTATGCGTGCTTTCGTGTGGCCTCCTTGTTCGCCGGATTTGACGGCGCTGGACTTTTTTTCTATGGCGCTATTGGAAGAGCAAGTACTACGCTAATACACCAAAGACTATTACGGAACTGAAGGCAAATATCAGAGCGAAGATTACTGGTATTACTCTTGAAATAAATCTGgctcattttccaaaatcggctgaaaattgaaagagttattcaacatttaaataggtcctgtcTAGTTGGCGCACCCTGTATACGAGGACGTGCAAGCCgaatgtttattgttgttaaAGTTACTCGTAAAACCTATAGAAGAGCAATGCTATCTACTCCGTCCTCGTCCATTTCTCTTCATTAGTTAAATAaactgaaattaaatttttaattaaatctctTCAAACCGTGAATCAAGCTCACAAGCTTCATATTACTATCGATTCGGTGTTCCATGGTTTGTAGTGTCAAAAGCAGCGTGCAGGAAGCAATTACCATGATCCTCTACAAAGGTTTTACTCACAGTGACACCTACGGGTTAACCAATTGGGTTTGTGATCAACTACGATCAATTATTGCCTTCTGCATTAATACACCTTgatgtcgtcgatgtcgtcatGATGGTAACCGTCGTAATGTTTACATTATTTCTCTGTTTTTTCGCTTCGAGCTGTAAATCTTGATAGACGAGAAACCAAGGGTTGCGGAAGATAGGATGCCCTTGCGAGGTGCACAAGGGTTTGGCTTTTGGTACGAGGCAGGTGGTGGCGATCGAAGAACAATTCACTCGGACCTAATGGCTCTTGTTCACTTAGAATACATAATCTGCAAAGtttgcttccctttccttGTGTCACCCCACAGCGCAAAGGAATGCCCTTGGCGAGAAGCTGATTTATGGTTGCAttcgaaaagcaaaagaagacgaagaagaagaagaagaagaagaagaagaaggagaagcaaaagaagaagaagaagaagaagagaacgaaatagcaaaagcataaaataaaCTAAAGCACCTTTTTCCTCCCCGCACCATTCCGGTTGATCGTAACTAATGTggaacccccctcccctcccctcctctcctcccatGCCACCCTTTCCTCCGCCTCCTTTCCACCCACCTCAGCTTCCCCTTCTATCTTTACCGCCTAGCCACTACCAAGGTGAGGTGTCGCCGATCCGATGGTAGCAGCATCGGTCCGATGGTCAGTGAAGTTCAAGTTGAAGAATGAAACCTTCAACggcagacacgcacacacacacacacacacacatgcgctcgCGCGCAAACCAACAGCGCCATGCCATGCTAGCCATGCATAATTGTTGGCTTAGTTCAGGTTCTTGTTTGGAACCTTTTCATTAAGCAGCCATTGCAGCCAGGCTGGGTGTCTGGGGGGCAGCATTGAAACTGTCGCTGAATATCGTGCCTTTGTCTTCAACACCTGGAATGAAATGCACGGGCGGCACAATTTCCAGAGCCGACCGGCAGAGACTTGCTTCATCCAGACGGGGCAACATGTAGTAAATGATGATCCTGCAGGAGGGAATCTTATTGGCACCATCATGTGGTGCAGCTTTGGCGTCGAGCTGTAGCTCAACCACGCACACATCAACAAACACGGCGTGACCGGTCCGGTCCACCTAGTACCGTACCTAGTGGTGCCTTTCGCTAGTGACATACTGACATTGACTCCGAAACCCTGTGCGACAATTGGCGCTTGTTAGTCCCGATAAGTATCCgtcgcttttgctgctgctgctgctgctgctgctgctgctgctgggtgaaCCACCTATGCACACGTGGGACCCTAAGTAAGGCCCGATTGTGGATTGGCCGTTTGCGTGATCCATCATATGCAACCTTCATTTTGCCTCTATACGATCTGGTGAGAAGTATAGGCCCGGTAGACAAGCAGTTGGTGTTCCTCCTGAAACCGGTAGCGAAAAAGAACTATTCTCCCACTGATTTGCGAAAGCAAACTGCGTTGCGAAGCAGCAGACCATTCAAAGTAGACATATCGCGGATATATGTTGTGGCTTTTCCGGTCTATGCGCAATGGTGAGAGGTACCTCTGTGGGTCTGGAAGGAGGCAATGGCGATGCGCCACAGCGAGGCAGCCATCATATGTCTGTCCGACTGACCATCAGTCGGTCGGATTGTTTACCGCACCGTTCTGTGGTACATGTAGTACATGGTTCTTCGCGACAGGGTCGCCATGGTTGAATGGGCCAAGGCGGAGACGGTCTAGCAGAATGGTTAGCTGTTAGCTCTAGGTGCTACTAGCGTGACTCACGCAAGCACCGTATCATAGTACACCATATGGTGTCACCAGCACCCTCCACGGAAGATcgaccgatcggatcggatcggattgctTACGATTGCCTAATACCAAATATTGCGTACGTCATCCTCGCAACAAGCTTTATTTACAGCGAGAACCACTAACAGGGGAAAAAGTGCCATCGAATCCCTCGTTACTGAtaactttccttttcttttgccgtACTTACAGATCGATTTTGGTCGGAGCCCTGGCTAGTTATGGAATCAAGATGTGGGATCCCGTGTCGGAACAGCAGATAACTCATCTCAAGAATGCGCACGAGAAGAGTGTCAATTGCATAAAGTAAGAGCACCAAGGGAATCTTCCTTCCCAAACGATaacgtatgtgtgtatgtgtatgtatttgGCTGCTTGCAGATTCATAAACGAGCACAAGTTTGCGTCCGGGTCGGATGACCATACGGTGAGCCTGTGGGACGCCCGCTACCTCCACAAACCGCTGCGTTCGTTCTATGGTCACGACGGCTGGGTCAAGAACATCGAGTTCTCGCGCTATCACAACATGCTGATCTCGTCCGCCCTGGACGGGACGGTCATCGGCTGGCAGCTGGACGGTAACATGGAGCGTATCTACAACTATCAACGGCTGTGCAACATACCCGGCCTCGTGCGGTGCCGGATGACACCGGACGAGACGCGCCTCTTGCTGACCACTTCCGGCGGCTACATGATTGTCATACATAATCTCGACATAATGCATCTGAACAGCGATTTGGAAGACTTCCAGGTAGACAGAACCTTATGCTATGTGGTGGCTGGGCTTTCCGTCACTGTTAAACGTTCGCCGTGTTCACCgtatattttcttttctttctcccctctgcttttttgtttgttaatcgTGCGTCTCTGGCAGCCTAACGTTTACCGTTTGCTGCAGTCAGTCCGTCGGCTCGAAATGATGACGCCGTACTACAACCGTTGGTTCTACCCGTTCAGCCGACGAAACCGCGTGGAACTGATCACTGACTTTCCTCACAACGACTTTGCGGAAGTGATCAGCTCTTTGGAGGTAAGCAGGACTCAGCTTGCGTATGGTAACCGCTGTTATGTCATCGCCTACTGCGTAACGACTCGCTACCTGGCGCTAGTGCGGTTCCGAGTAGTGGACGTACCGCTCGCTGAACGTGTcggaactgtgtgtgtgtgtgtgtgtgtgtgtgtgtgtgtaatttaaCGCTTTGTTTTAACGGTCGTGGCGAATGACAACAAACGCCGTGACCAATCGCAATCTTCGTGTTCCGGTGTGACTTCGAAGTTTAACGTCACCTTTCTCGCAACGGATGAGTGACCTAGACCATATTGTTTGAGCATGGGGCAGTGCTATTTGCTGTGGATAATGTTGCGTGCAGATTGGTTTACCAACGCACCACCCTCGACgtgcaggaagaggaagttcATAAAAGCCAAACGATGACGGAAGTTAAAAATTGGTTGacgtttttttattctatttcttACTCTAGAGGAAGATCGGTGAAGGTATTTGTCGTTGAATCGCGTCATTCGGTTGATGTCTTCAAATCAGCACGCTTGATTTGTAACTCATTTACTTATGACCATTATAACTAAGCTGCATTTAACATGCCCAAATGGCTTTTTCAAAATATGTACTTACAGATCCATCCCTACGGTTGGTGTGCGGTAAGCCGAAACAACCCGTCAAATGCCTACGACAATGAACGCGTAAGCAATAGCAAAGCTAACCGGGATGCTAGTAGCTAATTAgttgatttttcctttttttctatttcactTCCGTTGCATATACTAGCAATATACCACCGTACACGATATACAGGCACtgccaaacgacgacgatgaggatgatgaagacgGCGAGGCGGAAGCAAAACAGCTTGACTCGGGCGGCGAGGAAACGATAGACGACAATCGAAAGCAGGTGCCTTTTGCCGGTGCGGATGTGCTCGAGCACTCCCGGTGCATGGAGCAGCTCCGATTGCTTCGCAACATTTACGAACAGCCAAACGGCCACGATTCCGACAGTGAAGACTCGGAATCGTCGCTCGAGTGTGAGGTGTTGGTTGGATTTCCTGCCGCGTCGCCGACTGGCGACCAAAGTCTGGGTAACCAGCGTGTTACGACCTCGCCTTTGCATTCGCCAACTGCACCACCAGCTACACTACCACCGCCAAGAACGGAACCTAGGTCTTGCCCTGCTCCCCAGCGCCGTGACGCAATTGGTGGGTTGGCGATGACTAACTTGCTATCCAGGCCTACCGAGCGCACCGAGCGATCGGAGCGGTTGTGGCGAGAGCGTGTATCGGCCGCCTTTCGCTGTACGCTCGGTGATCACGATTACTGTGAGGATGTTATCGTGTCTCCGAATAATCTCCGGGATCTGACCAATGGCATGCATGATGCGACGCTGGGCGAGTCGGAGAGACGCCGGTTGGGCAGGGTCCACGTCTCCCCACCGGCACGTGTCCGCAATGAGCTGTGGGCAGCGTGCGTTCCGTACGGAGAGATTATGCACTTGGTGGGCGCCGAATCGTCGACCCTGCGTCCCGCCGGACGACCCCTGGAGCCACCGTTCGATGGAACGAGCGATACCCAGCTCCACAGACCGCATGATCCGGCCAAACTGTGCACGAACAATCGGCGATTGTTGTACTACATCGAGGAGCTCGGTGATTTGCCGCGTTACATAAAGGAGCCAGCATTTTCGCCGGATGGGCGTATTCTATGTTCACCGTACGGTGATTCGATTCGCTTGCTGGCATTCGATGAAAAGTGTTCCGAGCTTCACCGTACCATCGAGACCGAATCGAACCGCGGACCGGCCCAGAAGCTTCACGTGCTGAAAGAGTATGACGCTGGGTGTGAGTCGCCCGTTGCTTCATGCTCGTTCAGTCCGCGCATGCCTCTGCTCGTGACCGGCTGCCGGAATGGCACACTGGTCTGGCACTCGCGCTGTCTGCACTAGAGCCACTAGAGCTTATTTAACCTTCTCTACTGGACTGACGGCTGGCCGCTCACGGCTGACTACTTTTGGATGCGTTTTGTCATCCCTACCACCACGTTAGGCGCTTTGCAGTGGTAAACGACTAAAATAGGCCCCACCACTCACTTTACATTTCCTCACATTTTAATGTAGGTTTGTTTACTGTAAAAACGTGGAAAATAGCGATTTTTCCGTAACTTAGTAGCTCATGGTGAgtgtggggagggagggaggggggagggggctatttcagtcttttccGTACCAATCAACCAGTAAAGAGCGATTTTCAGAGACATTCTTCAgacactcagtaactcaccgtgcgAGGCGGAGGGgtctatttcagtcttttacctttGCAGCTTAGCGAGCAACAAACAGCGACTGCGTAACATGTTCGGTTGCACATATGTGTACTGCTGAACCTGTTGCAAACTGTTGTACTTACATCGCTTCTGGTCATTGCCGCTGCGGCTTGTCATTTAGATTTACTAAATCctgatttgtgtttgtgtcaaACGTGCAAAGAAATCAGCAAACATCATGCTTATCACCATCAATTGTACAGCTCATTCCCAACGGATCTGTATTACGCGCGGATTCTCAACCTGTAGCGGAATCAGTTACCAAACTAGTGCCCATATAGCCTATGATGGTTCAAGTTTTATTTATATTAGGGAGTAGGTCTCGGAAATTGGATAATATATTTATTTCGCTATCAAGGATTTTGAAAGTTAGCTCCCCACGGAT
This window contains:
- the LOC125950511 gene encoding DDB1- and CUL4-associated factor 10 homolog, which encodes MYHWQLNRERGTVPRAVGNTDIVYRMVYGSFNRRLMLPRHCRNENDFEDDSINGLTFSTDGSILVGALASYGIKMWDPVSEQQITHLKNAHEKSVNCIKFINEHKFASGSDDHTVSLWDARYLHKPLRSFYGHDGWVKNIEFSRYHNMLISSALDGTVIGWQLDGNMERIYNYQRLCNIPGLVRCRMTPDETRLLLTTSGGYMIVIHNLDIMHLNSDLEDFQPNVYRLLQSVRRLEMMTPYYNRWFYPFSRRNRVELITDFPHNDFAEVISSLEIHPYGWCAVSRNNPSNAYDNERQYTTVHDIQALPNDDDEDDEDGEAEAKQLDSGGEETIDDNRKQVPFAGADVLEHSRCMEQLRLLRNIYEQPNGHDSDSEDSESSLECEVLVGFPAASPTGDQSLGNQRVTTSPLHSPTAPPATLPPPRTEPRSCPAPQRRDAIGGLAMTNLLSRPTERTERSERLWRERVSAAFRCTLGDHDYCEDVIVSPNNLRDLTNGMHDATLGESERRRLGRVHVSPPARVRNELWAACVPYGEIMHLVGAESSTLRPAGRPLEPPFDGTSDTQLHRPHDPAKLCTNNRRLLYYIEELGDLPRYIKEPAFSPDGRILCSPYGDSIRLLAFDEKCSELHRTIETESNRGPAQKLHVLKEYDAGCESPVASCSFSPRMPLLVTGCRNGTLVWHSRCLH